Proteins encoded by one window of Numenius arquata unplaced genomic scaffold, bNumArq3.hap1.1 HAP1_SCAFFOLD_1141, whole genome shotgun sequence:
- the LOC141478290 gene encoding class II histocompatibility antigen, B-L beta chain-like → MMETVRVLGAGAVLVALVVLGAHGAGGEEASGFFQELAESECHYLNGTERVRFVDRYMYNREQYVHFDSDVGLFVADTPLGKSTAEYWNSLQDFLEDRRASVDTFCRHNYQLSTPFTVERKVQPKVEIYPVQSSSLPQTDRLVCAVMDFYPAEIEVKWLKNGREETEHVVSTEVMQNGDWTYQVLVMLETTPQRGDTYTCQVEHVSLKHPVTQQWELQSDGARSKMLTGVGGFVLGLIFLALGLFLYMRKKGAPFPRLQGS, encoded by the exons ATGATGGAGACCGTCcgtgtgctgggagctggggccgtgctggtggcactggtggtgCTGGGAGCCCACGGGGCTGGTGGCGAGGAGGCCTCAG GGTTTTTCCAGGAGCTGGCTGAGTCTGAGTGCCATTACCTCAACGGCACCGAGAGGGTGAGGTTTGTGGACAGATACATGTACAACCGGGAGCAGTACGTGCACTTCGACAGCGATGTGGGGCTCTTTGTGGCTGACACCCCCCTGGGCAAGTCTACTGCCGAGTACTGGAACAGCCTCCAGGACTTTCTGGAGGACAGACGGGCTTCCGTGGACACGTTCTGCCGGCACAACTACCAGCTGTCGACCCCTTTCACTGTGGAGAGGAAAG TTCAGCCCAAGGTGGAAATCTACCCGGTGCAGTCCAGCTCCCTGCCCCAGACCGACAGGCTGGTTTGCGCCGTGATGGATTTCTACCCCGCGGAGATTGAGGTGAAGTGGTTGAAGAACGGGCGGGAGGAGACGGAGCACGTGGTGTCCACAGAGGTGATGCAGAACGGAGACTGGACCTACCAGGTGCTGGTGATGCTGGAAACCACCCCGCAGCGCGGGGACACCTACACCTGCCAGGTGGAGCACGTCAGCCTGAAGCACCCTGTCACCCAGCAATGGG AGCTGCAGTCGGACGGCGCCAGGAGCAAGATGCTCACGGGGGTGGGGGGCTTCGTGCTGGGGCTCATCTTCCTGGCGCTGGGGCTCTTCCTCTACATGCGCAAGAAG GGCGCCCCGTTCCCCAGGCTGCAG ggctcctgA
- the LOC141478292 gene encoding HLA class II histocompatibility antigen, DR alpha chain-like yields MAGGRGVPLVLLAVLTLRGAGAIKVGNAIHQSEFQQRIEALQQENGEYQQSFNADEVFHVDLQKQETVWRLPEFGSFTAFEAQGALQNAAANKHNLDILMKWSNRSQATIVPPEVMVFSEDPVELGDPNVLICYVDKFWPSVISISWLRNGQEVTDGVLETIFYPRDDNTFRKFSYLPFIPTRGDYYDCRVEHWGLPRPLLKHWEPQLPLPASESTETLVCALGLAVGIVGIIVGTILIIKAMKMNSARNQRDPL; encoded by the exons ATGGCCGGAGGACGGGGCGTCCCGCtggtgctgctggctgtgctgaccCTGCGGGGTGCAGGGGCCATCAAAG TGGGGAACGCGATCCACCAGTCTGAGTTCCAGCAGCGGATCGAGGCACTGCAGcaggagaatggggaataccaGCAGTCCTTCAACGCTGACGAGGTCTTCCACGTGGACCTGCAGAAGCAGGAGACGGTCTGGCGCCTGCCCGAGTTCGGGAGCTTCACCGCCTTCGAGGCCCAGGGAGCGCTGCAGAACGCGGCCGCAAACAAACACAACCTAGACATCCTGATGAAATGGTCCAACCGCTCACAGGCCACCATCG tgccacccgAGGTGATGGTGTTCTCTGAGGACCCCGTGGAGCTGGGGGACCCCAACGTCCTGATCTGCTACGTGGACAAGTTCTGGCCCTCCGTGATCTCCATCTCGTGGCTGAGGAACGGGCAGGAGGTGACGGACGGCGTCCTCGAGACCATCTTCTACCCACGGGATGACAACACCTTCCGCAAGTTCTCCTACCTGCCCTTCATCCCCACCCGCGGGGACTACTACGACTGCCGCGTGGAGCACTGGGGGCTTCCCAGACCCCTCCTGAAGCACTGGG agccccagctgccccTCCCCGCCTCCGAGAGCACCGAAACCCTGGTGTGCGCCCTGGGCCTGGCCGTGGGCATCGTTGGCATCATCGTGGGCACCATCCTCATCATCAAGGCCATGAAGATGAACAGCGCTCGCAACCAGCGCGACCCCTTGTGA
- the LOC141478294 gene encoding class II histocompatibility antigen, B-L beta chain-like, translating into METVRVLGAGAVLVALVVLGAHGAGGEEASGYFQVQFKGDCYFTNGTERVRFVKRFIYNREQYTHYDNDVGHFVADNLLGKPAAEYLNNLQDFLEQTRAEVDTYCRNNYRVWTPFAVERRVQPKVKVSPMQSSSLPQIDRLVCAVTGFYPAEIEVKWLKNGREETEHVVSTEVMQNGDWTYQVLVMLETTPQRGDTYTCQVEHVSLKHPVTQEWELQSDSARSKMLTGVGGFVLGLIFLALGLFLYMRKKGAPFPRLQDS; encoded by the exons ATGGAGACCGTCcgtgtgctgggagctggggccgtgctggtggcactggtggtgCTGGGAGCCCACGGGGCTGGTGGCGAGGAGGCCTCAG GGTATTTCCAGGTCCAGTTTAAGGGCGACTGTTACTTCACCAACGGCACCGAGCGGGTGAGGTTTGTGAAAAGGTTCATCTACAACCGGGAGCAGTACACACACTATGACAACGATGTGGGGCACTTTGTGGCTGACAATCTCCTGGGGAAGCCTGCTGCTGAGTACTTGAACAACCTCCAGGACTTCCTGGAGCAAACACGGGCTGAGGTGGACACGTACTGCCGGAATAACTACCGGGTGTGGACCCCTTTTGCCGTGGAGAGGAGAG TTCAGCCCAAGGTGAAGGTCTCCCCCATGCAGTCCAGCTCCCTGCCCCAGATCGACAGGCTGGTTTGCGCCGTGACGGGGTTTTACCCCGCGGAGATTGAGGTGAAGTGGTTGAAGAACGGGCGGGAGGAGACGGAGCACGTGGTGTCCACGGAGGTGATGCAGAACGGAGACTGGACCTACCAGGTGCTGGTGATGCTGGAAACCACCCCGCAGCGCGGGGACACCTACACCTGCCAGGTGGAGCACGTCAGCCTGAAGCACCCCGTCACCCAGGAGTGGG AGCTGCAGTCGGACAGCGCCAGGAGCAAGATGCTCACGGGGGTGGGGGGCTTCGTGCTGGGGCTCATCTTCCTGGCGCTGGGGCTCTTCCTCTACATGCGCAAGAAG GGCGCCCCATTCCCCAGGCTGCAG gaTTCCTGA
- the LOC141478293 gene encoding HLA class II histocompatibility antigen, DR alpha chain-like, with product MAGGRGVPLVLLAVLTLQGAEAVKVGNMMIQTDMYQLDERLQQEGGEFIFDFDGDEMFHVDLQKQENVWRLPEFGNFISFEVQGALQNAVVMKTNLDILMKRSNRSLATTVPPEVTVFPKHQVELEDPNVLICYVDKFWPSVISISWLRNGQEVTDGILETIFYRGSEHTFRKFSYLPFIPTRGDYYDCRVEHQGLHRPLLKHWEPQLPLPASESTETLVCALGLAVGIVGIIVGTILIIKAMKMNSARNQRDPL from the exons ATGGCCGGAGGACGGGGCGTCCCGCtggtgctgctggctgtgctgaccCTGCAGGGTGCGGAGGCCGTCAAAG TGGGGAACATGATGATCCAGACCGACATGTACCAGCTGGATgagaggctgcagcaggagggaggcgAGTTCATATTTGATTTCGATGGGGATGAGATGTTCCACGTGGACCTGCAGAAGCAGGAGAACGTCTGGCGTCTGCCTGAGTTTGGGAACTTCATCAGCTTCGAGGTGCAGGGAGCGCTGCAGAACGCAGTGGTAATGAAAACCAACCTAGACATCCTGATGAAAAGGTCCAACCGCTCACTGGCCACCACCG tgccacctgAGGTGACAGTGTTCCCAAAACACCAAGTGGAGCTGGAGGACCCCAACGTCCTGATCTGCTACGTGGACAAGTTCTGGCCCTCCGTGATCTCCATCTCGTGGTTGAGGAACGGGCAGGAGGTGACGGACGGCATTCTCGAGACCATTTTCTACCGAGGGTCAGAACACACCTTCCGCAAGTTCTCCTACCTGCCCTTCATCCCCACCCGCGGGGACTACTACGACTGCCGCGTGGAGCACCAGGGGCTTCACAGGCCCCTCCTGAAACACTGGG agccccagctgccccTCCCCGCCTCCGAGAGCACCGAAACCCTGGTGTGCGCCCTGGGCCTGGCCGTGGGCATCGTTGGCATCATCGTGGGCACCATCCTCATCATCAAGGCCATGAAGATGAACAGCGCTCGCAACCAGCGCGACCCCTTGTGA